taacataATAAAGTCATGAAAATTTTCGAATATTTATTgggtgtgttttgttttcttccacaAACATATATTCAAATCAAACGAATGAATAGATTGGACTCTTGAATTTGAGTGGTGggcataataacaaaattaaacacacAATTTGGAAATACAATAAAGGGTGATTTAATGCATTAGATTTCCAACAACTATATACAACTATACATATTCCCAAGTAGTCCTAGTTGTTAAGAATAATACGAATAAGGTCGACCAATTTGCATTGCTAATTATACATTTGTTTAtgtagaataagaagaaaagaaaataaagttacAATTTGCAATTTTTTGCACAGTCCTCGATGTAAAGATTGCTCATCTTGTAAGCTTTCCGGTTAGGTGACATAATCACTCACCAATTATCTTACACACACATTACTGAATACACCATAGATTACACAAGTTGATGTGGAaaatgtaatctttttttttttctgaaatatttttgtgaattaACGACTATTGTGAACTAACATAtatgaaaatcattttttcacCCTAAGagtaataagaagaagaaaaaaagttgaagaaaaaaagttaagtgCAGATTCCGAAAATAAATTCAAGTTTTCCATCTTGCTTGTTTGTTCTGCATCATctacataattatacaaaatccTTGTTATTCTTCTGTTAATGATGAGTGTTATCTTtgacagaaaacataaaatcagtATGATATTACGATGataaattttgggttttattatataatcaaatctcaAATTAATGCCTTATACGAATTTTGGAAACATCATCAAACGAGAGAGAAACAACAAAGTTTAATTTGTGGTAAACTTTGTTTGCCAGAACATGTAATATCCAAACTTTGAATTCGAAGTGGTGAAATAACATTTATACAAACAACTCGACTACATGTCATTAACTCTTTCTGCCATCAACTTACAGTTCATAATGAGTATGAGAGACaattgtagatttttttttttagtaaagccggttgtttgtttgtttgtgaaaaTTTGTTGAGCGAGAGAACAAAAATCTCCAACTGCATTATAAAGAAAATgcacttaaatataaaaaatcatagttagtattgaaatttttattaaaaataaataaataatgttatattATCATTAAATTCGGTGAAGACATTTGAGTGAATCAGATTACAACGTGAAATGCAAGATATTCTAGACAAAGATAAAATGTATTAAATGGAGAAATTGTCCAAAAGAGTTGCATCTCATTCTTATGGAAAAGAGTAAGGTGTCTCACATTGTCAAAGGGAAATTGTGGAGGAGCAATGGCCAAATCCACCAAATTGTTTGGATATATTAATTAACAGTTTGGcaacttgttttcttcattttNNNNNNNNNNNNNNNNNNNNNNNNNNNNNNNNNNNNNNNNNNNNNNNNNNNNNNNNNNNNNNNNNNNNNNNNNNNNNNNNNNNNNNNNNNNNNNNNNNNNNNNNNNNNNNNNNNNNNNNNNNNNNNNNNNNNNNNNNNNNNNNNNNNNNNNNNNNNNNNNNNNNNNNNNNNNNNNNNNNNNNNNNNNNNNNNNNNNNNNNNNNNNNNNNNNNNNNNNNNNNNNNNNNNNNNNNNNNNNNNNNNNNNNNNNNNNNNNNNNNNNNNNNNNNNNNNNNNNNNNNNNNNNNNNNNNNNNNNNNNNNNNNNNNNNNNNNNNNNNNNNNNNNNNNNNNNNNNNNNNNNNNNNNNNNNNNNNNNNNNNNNNNNNNNNNNNNNNNNNNNNNNNNNNNNNNNNNNNNNNNNNNNNNNNNNNNNNNNNNNNNNNNNNNNNNNNNNNNNNNNNNNNNNNNNNNNNNNNNNNNNNNNNNNNNNNNNNNNNNNNNNNNNNNNNNNNNNNNNNNNNNNNNNNNNNNNNNNNNNNNNNNNNNNNNNNNNNNNNNNNNNNNNNNNNNNNNNNNNNNNNNNNNNNNNNNNNNNNNNNNNNNNNNNNNNNNNNNNNNNNNNNNNNNNNNNNNNNNNNNNNNNNNNNNNNNNNNNNNNNNNNNNNNNNNNNNNNNNNNNNNNNNNNNNNNNNNNNNNNNNNNNNNNNNNNNNNNNNNNNNNNNNNNNNNNNNNNNNNNNNNNNNNNNNNNNNNNNNNNNNNNNNNNNNNNNNNNNNNNNNNNNNNNNNNNNNNNNNNNNNNNNNATTCTCTAATACCACATTTGTATTCTATCAATTTGCTCTTTGTAtattatacactttttttttcttacctcATTGCTTATGTAATCTCATACAACCTGAGGAAAGTCTTGAGACCATAAAGTTCCACTACTaaagtttccaaatttaataAGATGACAACTAAACTAAGCCAAGTAATTtgataggagagagagagagagagaagatctACTAGTTTCTTGGATAATAAAAACTTGCAAAGTCAACAAAATCACTAACGCAACCGTCACATTATTATTCCATCTCCACTCCCTAAGATGAAAATTAGATGTGAGATTTTGGGTGCATAAAGGAACCAACCAACAAATTATATCCAAACTTCATAGATCAAAAACTTTATAGGCTTTATATGTACCccaacttttaatttattaaaacttcCTATAAATCCACACTTTGAAAGAAGGAATCATATTGAACTTCTCCTACGTCACCTAACCACATTTACTATGCATCAAAACCATTAACATCAGAAAGTATCATCAGCAGCTTCAAAGAGAGTCAGCAGTAACGGCTAGACAGTCTCGGAGCAGAATCACAATCTTAGGCCAGTCATATGAATTTATGATCTTATGTAGCACCATGAACATCTTTCCCCCCTCCAAAATCCAAGTCCTCCTGTACGTCAAGATCCTGGAACCTGCGATGGTATAAACCAATACCATTGTTCTCCATTTCACTCTGATGCGTGTAATGATATCCATAATCAACTTCAGGATTAGCAATCTCCATGGGGTTGAGGCTCTCGGGCAAGTTAGCATCTTGAAACTGCATTTGGTCACTGAAGTTTGGCTTTCTATTAACTTGACACTGCATAGTGTCTTGACCAGACGCATTGTTGTCATCTCGTATACCCAACAGCTCACTGATATCAAATGTTTCGTCCACATCAAATCGGAATGGTGCTTGATCATTGCCATTTCCCATTAACCAATCATCTAAGGTCTCTTTTTTCGATTCCTGTCCAGTTCCAAAAGCATCAACCGAGTTAGGttccctctcttcctcttttacGTTCAGCTTCTCTTCAATACACTGAGAACTATCAAAGGTAACATATTCATCGCTACTACCCTCTAGTTTCACCTGACCAAAACCAGATATCACATTTGTATCATAGCGTGCACAAACTTCAGATTCATCAGAAAATGCAGTGACCGAGCCAGAGACAGTGGCGGCAGTAGAAGAAGAGCCATTAGTAGTGAAATCAGGAAGATTGAGCCGGGCAGAGTGACCATACATAGCTTTGGCAGCCTCGTCATAAGCCAATGCAGCTTCATGTGAAGTAGAGAAAGTACCGAGCCATAACCTACCACCTTTGCCAGGCTCACGGATCTCAGCAACCCATTTACCCCAAGTCCTCTGTCTAACTCCTCTATACTCACAATTCCCATTTTCAGGTCCTCCTTTACCTCTCATACAACCCTTTCTGGAACCTTTAACAGGAGCCTTTCGGATTGGTTTAGGAACACCACAATCGATGCAAGAATCTGTCTCGGTCTGCTGGTTGTACTCTCTCCATTTCCTAAGAATCTCAGCTACATCTCGTTCTCGTTCTCCGCGTGACTTCCTTTTCCTGGGAGAATAAAAATGCATAGAAGCAAGATTAGCTACCAGCTCGAGAACTCCCATTACCTCAATACAAAGCACGTTCCaagaaacaatttataaaaccTCCAGAACGTAAATCACACCCCCAAGTAGCTAAAAGGAGAAGTTTTTTTTCTCACAGTCTGCGGCATCATAAcgagcaaaacaaaaaaagtgcaATCACgaacaaaataagaaacagagcaaactcagaaacagagaaacaccCTAAAACTCAGAGAAATGAAGAATCTACCCATGAAAACTAACTAATACTCTGGGTAGAGCCGTAAAGGCACCACATTTAACGATTGTTTTATTAACCAACCACACACGAAGGCACCAAGCGCACAGAACTCTCAATCAATAGAGACAAAGCATGCTCAAAATCAATAAAGTAGAGTAGTTCCATTGTTAACGATGAACCTTAAAATAAACCCTTCAGCTTCCACcattttacacacacacacacacacaaagcgACTTGGGAATacgcacccaaaaaaaaaaaaaaaaaaaNNNNNNNNNNNNNNNNNNNNNNNNNNNNNNNNNNNNNNNNNNNNNNNNNNNNNNNNNNNNNNNNNNNNNNNNNNNNNNNNNNNNNNNNNNNNNNNNNNNNNNNNNNNNNNNNNNNNNNNNNNNNNNNNNNNNNNNNNNNNNNNNNNNNNNNNNNNNNNNNNNNNNNNNNNNNNNNNNNNNNNNNNNNNNNNNNNNNNNNNNNNNNNNNNNNNNNNNNNNNNNNNNNNNNNNNNNNNNNNNNNNNNNNNNNNNNNNNNNNNNNNNNNNNNNNNNNNNNNNNNNNNNNNNNNNNNNNNNNNNNNNNNNNNNNNNNNNNNNNNNNNNNNNNNNNNNNNNNNNNNNNNNNNNNNNNNNNNNNNNNNNNNNNNNNNNNNNNNNNNNNNNNNNNNagaaacaaaatcttaaaaaccTAACATACAGAAGAATCAGATATAGATTGagacgaaaacaaaaacacgaACCGattgagaaaccaaaaaaagggtaaaatgtTTGATAAAACAAACCTGTCAACAATCATCGACGGCATGTAAGAAAAAGTAGCAGAAGATTCAGATTAAGATTCCTGAAACGCAAGAACGACGAAGAACACAAAGGATTGAATGTAACagtaagtagtagtagtagtagcaaaGGTGATAGCTTTTTCGTAagcagagagagaaggaagcaaGGGTCTCTacttaaccaaacaaaaaaacaaaaaatttgtgatTGTTAAAGGAGAAGcgtttatataaaattacaaaaaaaaaaaactcttttagAAGATATTTCAGATATTTTGGTAATGACGTGGCGCTCGAACGTTCCGGATTCCTGATTTTAGTTCGGCTGGATccattttcttttgctttgggCCTAAGTTAACCATTTGACGCGTTTTAGACTATTTTATCCTCAGAGCTTCTATGTAAACTTCCCTCTTTTGCCCCCCCCCCGTTTTGATAAAAACGCCACATCATTACCGTTTGATTAGTCATAGAGTTCCAAGTCTTGATAATCCAGTTTTTAGCCTTTCAAGTGACaatccttttttcctttctctacAACTACTTCGAGGATAACTGTTTGCAACTTCAACAACAACTCCGTATAAACTTTTGGAAACCCTACAAATTAGACATCTTAATAAATAATTCGATCATAACAAAACTTGTACCTTTGTCATTAAAACTACTACATAATCGATTTAAAGTGCAATTTCCAAGCAATGTAAGATAAGTGAAtacaacaagaaagaaaaagatatgaaaaattgtcaaaaatacGTTTGGTTTGAGAACCATTTTAATGGCAATAGAGTTTGATTATTGAGTCAGCGCCTGCGGTGAATAGCCATGGTTGTCTTGGATGGAACTTGCAGTCCAAGACTCCTGtactcaaaaaaagaaaagaaaaaagaatatattaacaGTCCAGTAAAACTATAATTACAATGTTGTATGTATTCTTAAGGAGTAAAAACTGACCTCCTTTAATAGAATGACCTCTTAGAATCTCCAACGGCACAATCAGAGGATTCTGGTTCAAATCATTATACACCTTCCCATGGAATACGTAAGCTGTTGAATCCTCTGAGCAAGAAGCAAACAACGGATATGATCTATGAACTGCCACATTCGTTATGTCTTTTGGATGATTCTTTAGCGTCTTGTACGGTTTCGAAGACAGATCCATGTCAAACCAACACATCTTCCCTTCTTTGCTTCCTACTATCAAATTATCACCACCTGGATGAATAGCCATGGATGAGATCTCTCTCATTCCCGTCTCAAGCTTTTTGGTGGCCAAGCCTGTCTTCAAAAGATTGTAAACACGCACGTCCTTTCTTGTCGCGACGAATATGTAAGATAGGCTTGGATGGAATAGTGTACAGACTGGCAGCCCACGGATCTTAAACGGGAGCctctgtgttttctttttcgAGAGTTGGTGCAGTACCACTCCTCGCGTTTCGCCTGATGCCATCACTGTTGAGAGATAGTCTCCTTTTCGATGCCAGTCTATGGATGATATgttctgaaaaaaatattataaaccaacaTAAAAGTGAACAAACCCGTTAAAATTTCTCCATGTAATATCACTGTTAAAAGAGGATCTTTAGCAATTTGTCCCAAATAAAAAGAGAGGATATTTAGCAGAAATGTACCTTAAAATGTCTGATTTTGATCCCTCCATACAACTCATCTGATAGCCAGGTTACAATTGCAGCAACTATAGATATCGTACAAAATATATCAACCCAAAAAGAATTTATCATTAGGAATTTCATCACAATCATCTGCGAGATGATGATGGTTTTTTTAAGATACTTACCAGACGCTTCTGGTTCTGGAATGTTGCCTGAGTGAAACATCTCTTTAATAACTTCCTGTTCCTCATCATTCCCAAGTTCGGTGTTCAGGAAAAACAAATCTCGTCCCCTAAAAATGTGAGATTAGAAGGTTTCATAATAGACAGTTATAGTAAATTCAAAAGCAGAATCATTAAATCCTAACTCACATGGCAATAGCTAAAACTGGAAGACTGGAAAGAGGATTCCAAGCCACAAACTTAATAGCTTCATCAAACTGCCAGACCTTAAGACACCTACCAGTCTCCACTTCCCAAATACGAACAGATCCATCAGTTGAACCttcgaagaaaaaaagaatacatcATTGGcatcttgaaaacaaaaaaagagattgttgaaattgaagaaaacaCAATTGAAATACCTGAGGCTATCCACTGGCCAGAACTATCAGTGGATATGGAGGTAACAGCCCCTGTATGGCCTTTATATTCAAGATAACATGAGTTAGGATAGGGTCTAAGATCCTTCCTACTAGGTAGTTTCGGCTTCAAAGATTCAGGATCGATGTTTATCTGGAGAAAAGAAACACGTGAGAATCCATAcaggaaaataagaagaaaccaagaGAATGATCAAATAAGTCCTCACTCTCTTCTTTCGAATTCTCGGACATAGGTATAGATCCAAACAACGTTCAAAAGACTCCTTCAGTGCATTCTCATACGCTGGGATGCTTCTCAGACATGTAAACCTATGCGCAAACATATTTTATCATAAGGATTCAgctaaaaccaaagaaaatacaACAGAGTATAATAAGCGAAACTATTACATACCTGGTAGGAATGAGTTTTGGACGATCTTCCTCAAACATCAATTCATACGAGGCTTTCTCCTCCTCTGTTGGAATATATTCCAAAGAAGGATTGTATGACTCCTCGTGTCCTGGAAGGCCAAGTAGTACAAATTAAAACTTGGAAAAGTGGAATTCCTAAGAAAAGCAGAGAAGCAACAGAAAGTCAGCAAACAATGTTCACCTGGCAATTTTAGCTTGGGTGGAGGAATATAAGTTAAATGCTTGTTCTTTTGATCAGAAGTCAAAGCGTCCCATAAAAGATATGGAACGGGCCCTTCTTCAGGCTCTTCTTCAGGCTTTTTAACCTTGATCAACCCCATCCGGATTCTTCTAACAAGCTTAACAACCTTTTTAGCCTCCCATATTGAAGGGATGAACCTTCGCTTGGGCTCTGGTGCACTTGAGAGTGGATGTATTGCATCAGTCCATTTGAACCAGTCAACATAATCCTGGTCCCAAGAGAATCAATCAAAAGGTCACATTTTGAAGTAACTGGTACACCATTAGTATAAAACGGCTACACAAAAAACAACATACATACCGCATATGGATCAAAGTCAGCATGTGGAGCTTGCCCTTTGAGCAATCTACGAACCATCTTGCTCTCCTCTTTAGTCAGCTCCACTTCCTCGTCATTATAGTCATCAATAATTTTGCGCCTAAatcccaaatatatatatatatatatataatcagcaTAATGCTGATAACTAACTACATAACAAATAAAGAGACAAGTTTTCCAACTAACCAATTCTTAGAGTCATCCATACTTGCGAGAAAAGAGTCAAGTTTGTCTTGTCTTTCCTTTTTAGTAATCTTCTTCCCAGTGATGTCATAACCAATATGTTTCTCATCTTTATACCAATTCAACGGAACATCCCCAACTGTATTTCTAGGAGCAACCTAGAGATCAAagacatataaataaatacactttCGCCTGAAAAATGGAGAAAAGATAGTTCCAAAGCCTAATACGAAACAGAGGAAAAGCATCAATCAAACCTCATCTTCAGAGGAATCGCTCTCTTCAACCGCTTCATCTCGATCAGAAGCTTCATCActcccatcttcttcctcaatatTGTCACTATCTATTTGCTCACTTCCATCATCACCATCCTCACTATCAATTGAGCCCTCGTGATCTGCAGTATCACAGCCAGACATAGTTAATCTCTCATACTTGAATTTACATTACCATATATAAAAAGCTCGAGtattttcaaacaaaactattaatAAATCTAAAGTAATAAGCTTTCAATCCTGAAGAAGAGTCACAAGCAATTACCAAGCAGCTCGTCTTGAGATGATTCACCATCTCCTCCGTCTTCTTCTGTTCCTCCCTGTGTTACATCATCCTCTGATTCGAAGATATCGGAGTCGAAATCATCCGAATTCAAAGATCCGGACAAACTCTaaaaatcacaacaacaacaacaacaacaacaacaaacagaaTAAACACAAATGCAGAAATAAACGCAAAAGGAGTAAGGAAAAGAAGAATACATACATCACCGTCGTAATCAGAATCAGTTCCAGATTCTTGTATCagttcttcctccttctcaacTGGTTTCTTCTGTTTCTGAGATTTCCCAGAAAcgcttttgcttttggtttctATCGCCGTCTTATCTTCTTTACCTCCTTTGCTCTTCTTCGTCATCGGAGCTTTCCGGAGGCGTGGTTTCGTCTGAGACGAAATTAGTAGATTTAAAGGTGGCAGATGAGGAAcaaagatttagggtttgtttgacaaacaaaaaaagatttagggttttaggttcCAAGTCGCAATAGTATATGGGCCTATTCAATAATGGGCTTATATATTAATGGGCCTTTCGTGAAGACGATTGACAcctttgtgttgttgtttcaaTGAAATAGTGAAAAGTGATAGAGGTAAAGCCGTAGAAAGTAATAGCAGTCTTTGATTCGGGttgaatcaaagaaaaacatgCATGTGTAAGAATGATTATTATTTGTTAGATTGTTAGAATACTCACAAAGTCATGacaacttttgtttcttctgtgcTAATGTCGAAGTTATGATTCAATCAATATCACTTTGTCCTCCAACTTTTCTGCTCAACTAATTTTATTCCCAGccacttttttatttatgtcatTTCATTACACTGACACATATCTTTTTCAAttctgagaaaaagaaaaaaaaaaaacacttatctttttcaattaatttcGTTATCATCTCAATTCTCAAGTAATACAATGTTACGTAAAAGAATAATATTCATCAATAAAGCAAATCCTCGAATTAGGATAAGTTTCTTCCCTTTACAACTTCAAATATTCTACATGTGGTTGAGCCCTCGATTTTGACTCAGCCAAATATTACGCCAAAAGAATCTGTTGTTTATGGTCGCTTAATTTCCTGGCTGATTATGGAAacaattagatttttttctagCTCAACAAACATTCTAACACATCTATTTCATTCCCTTAGTCATCAAATACAACATTTCGAAATATCAAAGGAATATGATTCAAATAcgcataaagaaaaaaaaatgagaaaatcaaatttcatgaTACTCTTAGCAAGCATTTGATTTGGTACTACTATAATGTCAAAAGAATACAACAGTAatcgaaaaaaaattgaaatttaaggGTGCTGGTCCAACTCGGTTTAATtctataaccaacaaaaaacaattgaatataagataaaaaactATAATGTGGTTTTATGTTACAGAGATGATCGATCTTGAACAACTCCCTAACAGACGGGCAAATCAGGAGGAGGTTGTTCCATTGTCTGCAAAACTCCCTTCCCGTTCTCAACCAAGAAAGCCATTGCTAGTCCCCAAGAAATGTGTACATCTAGATGACAATGCATTATCCAAACccctgttttcattcatttgtacacaaaattaaatttaattagtcCCGGTCAACTAGAAAAGTGACACTCTCTAATGTaagtttttgaagttttttctttgtaatataaatttaggCTTACCAGGATTGTCTGCTACGAATCTGATGACAGCCCAACCCTTAACAGGTACGCCGACAGTATTTCTAAGAGGCGGATCTTCGAGATTGAATTTCGCGGTATCTTTCTTGGGGTTGAAGTTACCGAAACCCTCGGCGACAATGTAGAAATCGTAGCCGTGTAGATGAATGGGATGATTTTCAGGAGTTACTATACCGGTGTCTTGAAGAACAATCTGAACTCTTGAACCATACTTGAGCTTGTATAGCTTAGTGCCTCTATCAGGTTGGTAGAGAGACCGGCTTATGTTGTTACCAGTGTAATCAAATTTCACCGGAGGCTTGGCCGGGAAATCAGTTGTGAAGACTCCGGGGATACCATGGTGGTGAGCTTGAAGGAGTGAGTAGTTACTTGGAAGAGTAAACGAAACGTTGTTCATCGATGCAGTGAAACGTGTGCCGTTAGGACCTTGACATCTTCTTGATCTGAAGTTCTTGGGACAGTTGTCGAGACCGAGTCCGATGGTTACGAATAGATTCTCGTCGATTTCTGTCGGAACCTCGGCTCGTCTTAGTGACCGGAAACTTTGGCTGAAACGTGTGACTGTGTTTGTGTCGTTGTAGGCAGGGAGGAGAGGCATGATTGGTTTGATACCGTTCTTGGCGCTTCCACCACCGCAGCAAGGTGCGGTTTTGTATTGTAGGATTGCGGTTGTGGTTGTGTTACCAAACGGTGCGTTTTGGGCGCTTTGGTAAGCTCTTGCAGCCATGTAGTAGCGGTTTGGTGGTTGGTCACCTTTTATGAGGACATCAGTGGTTTGACCCGGGCCGAGGACAATCACGTTGGTGGTGAAAGGTTTCAAGTAAGATGCGTCAGCTCCGACCACCGTGAGCTTGTGGTTAGCCACCGTGAAGAATAACGGCTGGTTCAACGCGGAGTTTATTACCCGTAATAGTATAGTCTCACCAACATTTATTGGTACTATTGTCGTAtctgtcacaaaaaaaaaaaaaattataaaaattctaattaatatacttattttttagtcttttgagctaatgtgtgtgtgtgtgtgttttcttttcttcaaaagtATTTATTTGACTAAAATATACCAAATTCAGTTATGACAGTTGGGAAAAAcagggaaaacaaaaatatgaatatgGGAAAAGcttatttgaagaaaaagagagtaaaacctCGAGAAGAGCATTTATAGAGATCGCCAGGTTGACCATTGATGGTGTAAGCGTCGGAGTTACTTGGAGCTCCTCCGGTTCGTATAGATTTTCTCAATACATCAACCGGATTTGCGTCCCACCATTCACCTTAAAGAATCATATTTTACCAAAggtcaaaatcaaattatatgattgttttttttattaatcatgattttggatttgatttaAATTGTACCGAGAAGGAGAGGGACGTTGCGGTGAGGATTTGGGAATGGGTATGAGGAACCAGCCGGAGGAAGGACGAGGAGTGAACCGTAGACAGTTGCCCTAAGCCATGAACTATGAGCATGCCACCAAAGTGTACCTTCTTGTCCTTGAATTGTAAACCGGTACGTGTAGCTTGATCCCGGTCTGATTGGACACTGGGTCACGAATTCCGGTCCATCAGCCCAACCGGTTCTCATTTGCCTTACACCGTGCCTGCAAAGACATCATACCGTTTAATATCGTGGACGACGAATTCATCATATATAACAGCGAGTGTGGTTTGATCGCATCTTACCAGTGGATTGTGACGTTGTACCGGGCCCGGTTAATGACCTTGACGACGAGAGTATCACCGTTGTTGACTACAAGTGTTGGACCGGGAAACATTCCGTTGACCGTTATGCTGTTGTGTGTTTCACATAGTCTCTTCACCTTCGTCGCTTGTATCTGCATGAACAACATATAGACATGTAAGCATACATCTtcatttacattttaattaacaacttaaaaatatttgaaatgaGATCGTACGATGAACTCGTGGTGGTGTGCTTTAACAACATTGGCTTCTGCCATGGAAGTGAAGAGAAGAACAACAGCCAAAGAGATAAAACAGACGAGGCTCTTGGCGATCTCCATCGGTGCGATTTCGATAAACTTCGGTTTTGGATGAAGTGTGGAAGATAAGTGTTGGGTTGGGAATAAGAATGAAATGCTATAGAGTTTATATAGGGAGACAAAAGAatacattttcaaaaacttggtgaatatatatatttatctagtcaatttgtatttttctttgttatatttgtATATGATTCTTTTACGAGAAATATGTTGTTTACGGTTGGAGGATTAGGTTTTGATTTAATTGAAGGCCAAAACTTGGTTCAACACTAGAAAGAGTAGT
The Camelina sativa cultivar DH55 chromosome 6, Cs, whole genome shotgun sequence genome window above contains:
- the LOC104792892 gene encoding dehydration-responsive element-binding protein 2C, which gives rise to MPSMIVDRKRKSRGERERDVAEILRKWREYNQQTETDSCIDCGVPKPIRKAPVKGSRKGCMRGKGGPENGNCEYRGVRQRTWGKWVAEIREPGKGGRLWLGTFSTSHEAALAYDEAAKAMYGHSARLNLPDFTTNGSSSTAATVSGSVTAFSDESEVCARYDTNVISGFGQVKLEGSSDEYVTFDSSQCIEEKLNVKEEEREPNSVDAFGTGQESKKETLDDWLMGNGNDQAPFRFDVDETFDISELLGIRDDNNASGQDTMQCQVNRKPNFSDQMQFQDANLPESLNPMEIANPEVDYGYHYTHQSEMENNGIGLYHRRFQDLDVQEDLDFGGGKDVHGAT
- the LOC104792893 gene encoding ribosome biogenesis protein BOP1 homolog, with translation MTKKSKGGKEDKTAIETKSKSVSGKSQKQKKPVEKEEELIQESGTDSDYDGDSLSGSLNSDDFDSDIFESEDDVTQGGTEEDGGDGESSQDELLDHEGSIDSEDGDDGSEQIDSDNIEEEDGSDEASDRDEAVEESDSSEDEVAPRNTVGDVPLNWYKDEKHIGYDITGKKITKKERQDKLDSFLASMDDSKNWRKIIDDYNDEEVELTKEESKMVRRLLKGQAPHADFDPYADYVDWFKWTDAIHPLSSAPEPKRRFIPSIWEAKKVVKLVRRIRMGLIKVKKPEEEPEEGPVPYLLWDALTSDQKNKHLTYIPPPKLKLPGHEESYNPSLEYIPTEEEKASYELMFEEDRPKLIPTRFTCLRSIPAYENALKESFERCLDLYLCPRIRKKRINIDPESLKPKLPSRKDLRPYPNSCYLEYKGHTGAVTSISTDSSGQWIASGSTDGSVRIWEVETGRCLKVWQFDEAIKFVAWNPLSSLPVLAIAMGRDLFFLNTELGNDEEQEVIKEMFHSGNIPEPEASVAAIVTWLSDELYGGIKIRHFKNISSIDWHRKGDYLSTVMASGETRGVVLHQLSKKKTQRLPFKIRGLPVCTLFHPSLSYIFVATRKDVRVYNLLKTGLATKKLETGMREISSMAIHPGGDNLIVGSKEGKMCWFDMDLSSKPYKTLKNHPKDITNVAVHRSYPLFASCSEDSTAYVFHGKVYNDLNQNPLIVPLEILRGHSIKGGVLDCKFHPRQPWLFTAGADSIIKLYCH
- the LOC104792894 gene encoding laccase-5, which codes for MEIAKSLVCFISLAVVLLFTSMAEANVVKAHHHEFIIQATKVKRLCETHNSITVNGMFPGPTLVVNNGDTLVVKVINRARYNVTIHWHGVRQMRTGWADGPEFVTQCPIRPGSSYTYRFTIQGQEGTLWWHAHSSWLRATVYGSLLVLPPAGSSYPFPNPHRNVPLLLGEWWDANPVDVLRKSIRTGGAPSNSDAYTINGQPGDLYKCSSRDTTIVPINVGETILLRVINSALNQPLFFTVANHKLTVVGADASYLKPFTTNVIVLGPGQTTDVLIKGDQPPNRYYMAARAYQSAQNAPFGNTTTTAILQYKTAPCCGGGSAKNGIKPIMPLLPAYNDTNTVTRFSQSFRSLRRAEVPTEIDENLFVTIGLGLDNCPKNFRSRRCQGPNGTRFTASMNNVSFTLPSNYSLLQAHHHGIPGVFTTDFPAKPPVKFDYTGNNISRSLYQPDRGTKLYKLKYGSRVQIVLQDTGIVTPENHPIHLHGYDFYIVAEGFGNFNPKKDTAKFNLEDPPLRNTVGVPVKGWAVIRFVADNPGVWIMHCHLDVHISWGLAMAFLVENGKGVLQTMEQPPPDLPVC